From Arachis hypogaea cultivar Tifrunner chromosome 3, arahy.Tifrunner.gnm2.J5K5, whole genome shotgun sequence:
AGAAATTAAATGTGAACCGTGTTCTCCATGCATTGGATTCTATTGAATAATGTTGATCCAATATTATAAAATAACACAAATCTTTGAACCTTGAAAGCCTTCAGTAAGTGAAATAATAAATTCGGAATGAGAGCTTCAAATCTTTTGAGCTTTCTGTGCCTTCCAGGATGAGCCTATTGGATATGCAAATTCACATGTTTCCCATTGTGTAGCCATATCTACCTTTGGTTTTATTGACCCAACACCTTCACATCTTCACATAACACAAGGTTATAGATTTCCACCATTCACACCTTTAAAGTTTAaaccatttatttatttacatcaaGTGGCTGAATCTTTAACCAACATAAAAGAGTAAAATCTACATCCTTAGCCACCCACTCGCGTGAAAATTAAGTGAAATAATCAATACATGTTTACAAGATGGTTATGCGTGTCTTtgacaaaattttaaatcattgATTTCACCAATCACCGATTATACCTAAACACACTTTACTCTAGATAAGACAAATGTGTTATTTTAGAACTTGAAAAGCaaatagtaattaataaaaggaagaaaacaaaaaagtatatgcatcaataaaagaaaatgttggtGTATACATTCTTCATCAGCAGCAAGGAATTTACTATAAAGTataaacaaaaaatcagtaaaaGCCAAGAGCAAGCATTGCTAGAGACAAATAATGCAGATGGAAACTTCATCTATCGCTATCTTCTTTGCATACTCACATGCTTCCCACGGATTGAAGTGTCTGTCTTTCCCATGTGGTCACACACACTCATCCACAAATTCATAACAATAAAATATTTCTCAAGAATAATTCCAACAACACATCAAAATAGATATCtgtaattagtaattaattaacaTTATTTGTTTGTCAtatcatataatataataatataataactctTTAAAAATCTACAACAAAGCTTTTATGGTATCATCACTACATCTTGTTACAAATCTCAACACGAAGCTGTGCTATTCTTGTCATGAAATGAAAACAGAAGAAACCAATTAGCAAAACTTGTAAGTCACTTATGTAAATATAcagttaaaaagaaaagaaaaaaaagaatcagATTCATTCATGAATGCCAGATTCCACTGAACAAGCTGCGGAACCTGTTTGTGGATAGCTTCTTTGCAAGTTTCTTGGCATCAGAAGAAACTTGAGCATCTGCAAGCTTCTCAATGCTCTTTGCATAACCAGAACTAACAATCTTTTTCCTCCCACTATTGCAACTTGTCAATGACATTAAGATTGAGATTAAGTACTTTTTGTTACCTGAATTCCCCTCTTCAGGATCAAGCAATTGAAGGATAAGTGCAATGTTATGGTCATCCTGCACAAACCTCTTTCTGTTCTTAGGCAACATAACCAACCCAGAGAGTGCCTCAGCTGCCATTTCGCGAACCTCGAACGATTTCGCATTCAGGAATTTCACAAGCTCAGCCATGAAACCTGCATCCCCCATTGATTTCTTGGCCTCCTCGGACGTTCCAGACAATCGAAATGCCACTTTCAGCGCCAATTCTTGAATGGAAACCTCGCCATTTCGAACATAATACAGCAAACTATCCACAAAACCGTAACTAATCAAAGCACTCACAGAGCTAAGCGGAGAGAAAAACAAATTCTCAATAGCCCTTATTGAAATCTCCCTTGTTTTGTAAGAACAGGGCCATTTAGGATCAAGAACACGCAACAGAGCACGGATTCCACCTTCTCTAATCACCATCTGCTTAACCAATTCATCACCAGAGGCAATGTTCTGAATGAAGCCTATTGAATTCACTTGAATGGCTTCATCCCTGGACCTCACAAGCCTTATAAACGTAGAAACCGCACCTTCCTCAATCATAAACCTCTTAATCTCTTCAACACTAACAAGATTGCTTAACACACCGCACGCATGACCAATCAAATCTCCGTCACAACCACCATCATCACCATCACAAATTCTAAGCAACGCAGTGACACCACCATGTGCAGAAACACACCAAGCGTTATCAGAATTCTCAGTGAGCTTCACCAAACACCTCGCTGCAGCAACTTTCCCTTCTTCGCTCCCACAATCCAGCACCCTAACCAACGGCGCAACCACTCCTGAATTTACCAAATTGCCCTTGTAGCAACCAAATCCTGCAATCACAGAAACAACCTTTGCACTCTCCTCTTGGAGTCCCGATTCAGTTGAACCAAGAAACCCAACCAGCACATGAACCACGTCACCAACGTCCACAACGGCCTTAACGTAC
This genomic window contains:
- the LOC112791377 gene encoding protein CELLULOSE SYNTHASE INTERACTIVE 1 codes for the protein MGNEEDFAGEPNSFRKEAPAGTSNLLRRAAELIATVLSLSLSIRAFATKWQLIRTKLEELHSGLIAAENCDSGENPQLTGILPSVISTAGECRDLARRCSDLSYSGKLLMQSDLDVAIAKLDGHVSTLSEIYKKGILANGSALVVSKPSLGASREDIRFYVRDLLTRMKIGDLGMKKVALRNLYEVVVEDERYVKAVVDVGDVVHVLVGFLGSTESGLQEESAKVVSVIAGFGCYKGNLVNSGVVAPLVRVLDCGSEEGKVAAARCLVKLTENSDNAWCVSAHGGVTALLRICDGDDGGCDGDLIGHACGVLSNLVSVEEIKRFMIEEGAVSTFIRLVRSRDEAIQVNSIGFIQNIASGDELVKQMVIREGGIRALLRVLDPKWPCSYKTREISIRAIENLFFSPLSSVSALISYGFVDSLLYYVRNGEVSIQELALKVAFRLSGTSEEAKKSMGDAGFMAELVKFLNAKSFEVREMAAEALSGLVMLPKNRKRFVQDDHNIALILQLLDPEEGNSGNKKYLISILMSLTSCNSGRKKIVSSGYAKSIEKLADAQVSSDAKKLAKKLSTNRFRSLFSGIWHS